One window from the genome of Molothrus ater isolate BHLD 08-10-18 breed brown headed cowbird chromosome 5, BPBGC_Mater_1.1, whole genome shotgun sequence encodes:
- the LOC118697640 gene encoding histone H1.03 has product MAETAPVAAPDVAAAAPAPAKAPAAKKPKKAASGSKARKPAGPSVTELITKAVSASKERKGLSLAALKKALAAGGYDVEKSNSRIKLGIKSLVSKGVLVQTKGTGASGSFRLNKKPGEGKEKAPKKKTAAAKPKKPAAKKPASAAKKPKKPVTAKKSPKKAKKPAAAAAKKAAKSPKKVTKAAKPKKAAAAAKSPAKAKAVKPKAAKPKAAKPKAAKAKKAAPKKK; this is encoded by the coding sequence ATGGCCGAGACCGCTCCCGTCGCCGCGCCCGAcgtcgccgccgccgccccggcaCCGGCCAAAGCCCCCGCCGCCAAGAAGCCGAAGAAGGCGGCGAGCGGCTCCAAAGCCCGCAAGCCCGCGGGGCCCAGCGTCACCGAGCTGATCACCAAGGCCGTGTCCGCCTCCAAGGAGCGCAAGGGGCTCTCGCTCGCCGCGCTCAAGAAGGCGCTGGCCGCCGGCGGCTACGATGTGGAGAAAAGTAACAGCCGCATTAAACTAGGTATCAAGAGCCTCGTCAGCAAGGGTGTCCTGGTGCAGACCAAGGGCACCGGCGCCTCCGGCTCCTTCCGCCTCAACAAGAAACCcggagaaggaaaggagaaagccCCGAAGAAAAAAACTGCCGCAGCCAAGCCCAAGAAGCCGGCGGCCAAGAAGCCTGCCAGTGCCGCCAAGAAGCCCAAGAAGCCGGTGACGGCCAAAAAGAGCCCCAAGAAAGCCAAGAAGCCGGCGGCCGCCGCGGCCAAGAAAGCAGCCAAGAGCCCCAAGAAGGTGACAAAGGCTGCCAAGCCCAAAAAAGCGGCGGCAGCAGCCAAGAGCCCGGCTAAAGCGAAAGCGGTGAAGCCCAAAGCAGCCAAGCCCAAGGCGGCCAAGCCGAAAGCGGCCAAGGCGAAGAAGGCGGCacctaagaaaaaataa
- the LOC118697658 gene encoding histone H4, producing the protein MSGRGKGGKGLGKGGAKRHRKVLRDNIQGITKPAIRRLARRGGVKRISGLIYEETRGVLKVFLENVIRDAVTYTEHAKRKTVTAMDVVYALKRQGRTLYGFGG; encoded by the coding sequence ATGTCTGGACGGGGCAAGGGCGGCAAGGGGCTCGGCAAGGGTGGCGCCAAGCGCCACCGCAAGGTGCTGCGCGACAACATCCAGGGCATCACCAAGCCGGCCATCCGCCGCCTGGCTCGGCGCGGCGGCGTCAAGCGCATCTCGGGGCTCATCTACGAGGAGACGCGCGGTGTGCTCAAGGTGTTCCTGGAGAACGTCATCCGCGACGCCGTCACCTACACGGAGCACGCCAAGAGGAAGACGGTCACGGCCATGGACGTGGTCTACGCCCTCAAGCGCCAGGGTCGCACTCTGTACGGCTTCGGCGGCTAA
- the LOC118697648 gene encoding histone H2A type 2-C, translating to MSGRGKQGGKARAKAKSRSSRAGLQFPVGRVHRLLRKGNYAERVGAGAPVYLAAVLEYLTAEILELAGNAARDNKKTRIIPRHLQLAIRNDEELNKLLGKVTIAQGGVLPNIQAVLLPKKTESHKAKSK from the coding sequence ATGTCCGGGCGCGGGAAGCAGGGCGGCAAGGCGCGGGCCAAGGCCAAGTCGCGCTCGTCGCGGGCCGGGCTGCAGTTCCCCGTGGGCCGCGTGCACCGGCTGCTGCGCAAGGGCAACTACGCGGAGCGCGTGGGCGCCGGCGCGCCGGTGTACCTGGCGGCCGTGCTGGAGTACCTGACGGCCGAGATCCTGGAGCTGGCGGGCAACGCGGCCCGCGACAACAAGAAGACGCGCATCATCCCCCGCCACCTGCAGCTCGCCATCCGTAACGACGAGGAGCTCAACAAGCTGCTGGGCAAGGTGACGATCGCGCAGGGCGGCGTGCTGCCCAACATCCAGGCCGTGCTGCTGCCCAAGAAGACGGAGAGTCACAAAGCCAAGAGCAAGTAA
- the LOC118697660 gene encoding histone H2A type 2-C isoform X2, whose translation MSGRGKQGGKARAKAKSRSSRAGLQFPVGRVHRLLRKGNYAERVGAGAPVYLAAVLEYLTAEILELAGNAARDNKKTRIIPRHLQLAIRNDEELNKLLGKVTIAQGGVLPNIQAVLLPKKTESHKAKSK comes from the coding sequence ATGTCCGGGCGCGGGAAGCAGGGCGGCAAGGCGCGGGCCAAGGCCAAGTCGCGCTCGTCGCGGGCCGGGCTGCAGTTCCCCGTGGGTCGCGTGCACCGGCTGCTGCGCAAGGGCAACTACGCGGAGCGCGTGGGCGCCGGCGCGCCGGTGTACCTGGCGGCCGTGCTGGAGTACCTGACGGCCGAGATCCTGGAGCTGGCGGGCAACGCGGCCCGCGACAACAAGAAGACGCGCATCATCCCCCGCCACCTGCAGCTCGCCATCCGCAACGACGAGGAGCTCAACAAGCTGCTGGGCAAGGTGACGATCGCGCAGGGCGGCGTGCTGCCCAACATCCAGGCCGTGCTGCTGCCCAAGAAGACGGAGAGTCACAAAGCCAAGAGCAAGTAA
- the LOC118697660 gene encoding histone H2A type 2-C isoform X1, with protein sequence MSGRGKQGGKARAKAKSRSSRAGLQFPILELAGNAARDNKKTRIIPRHLQLAIRNDEELNKLLGKVTIAQGGVLPNIQAVLLPKKTESHKAKSK encoded by the exons ATGTCCGGGCGCGGGAAGCAGGGCGGCAAGGCGCGGGCCAAGGCCAAGTCGCGCTCGTCGCGGGCCGGGCTGCAGTTCCCC ATCCTGGAGCTGGCGGGCAACGCGGCCCGCGACAACAAGAAGACGCGCATCATCCCCCGCCACCTGCAGCTCGCCATCCGCAACGACGAGGAGCTCAACAAGCTGCTGGGCAAGGTGACGATCGCGCAGGGCGGCGTGCTGCCCAACATCCAGGCCGTGCTGCTGCCCAAGAAGACGGAGAGTCACAAAGCCAAGAGCAAGTAA
- the LOC118697656 gene encoding histone H4, translated as MSGRGKGGKGLGKGGAKRHRKVLRDNIQGITKPAIRRLARRGGVKRISGLIYEETRGVLKVFLENVIRDAVTYTEHAKRKTVTAMDVVYALKRQGRTLYGFGG; from the coding sequence ATGTCTGGCCGGGGCAAGGGCGGCAAGGGGCTCGGCAAGGGCGGCGCCAAGCGCCACCGCAAGGTGCTGCGCGACAACATCCAGGGCATCACCAAGCCGGCCATTCGCCGCCTGGCTCGGCGCGGCGGCGTCAAGCGCATCTCGGGGCTCATCTACGAGGAGACGCGCGGTGTGCTCAAGGTGTTCCTGGAGAACGTCATCCGCGACGCCGTCACCTACACGGAGCACGCCAAGAGGAAGACGGTCACGGCCATGGACGTGGTCTACGCCCTCAAGCGCCAGGGTCGCACTCTCTACGGCTTCGGCGGCTAA